A region of the Apium graveolens cultivar Ventura chromosome 6, ASM990537v1, whole genome shotgun sequence genome:
CATTATTTTAATTCAGTTCAATTTAAGGGATCATAGTTTAAGGCAAACTAAGTTGAGTTTGTATTTCATAGCTCGTGTACCTTCATTTAAGCAAGTGCCTTAATTTGTGGAGTGGTGATTCATCTATGTCTGACACAGTATAAGATTGTTTAGCAAGTTATTTATATGGTCTAATAATTGATTGACGTGCATCTGGAGTTCTCAGTATGAAAGGATATCATATGATTATGGATGAAATGGGTTCTTCTTATAGCAATAGAAAGTTTGAAACCATAATgttattataaatttattatataaatatacatTATCAGCAGACAATCCGATTTAATGGGTATTTTTTTGATTTTTCCATGGTATCATGTTCATTCCCGTTGTACGGAATGATCCCGGTCGTTTCTTTCTATCCAAATACTGTATAGCTATGGTTGTTGTTTGGGCGGGTTTAATGGCTTAATATGAATCAGCATATTTTTATCCCTATAACCTTGTTCTTGCTCCAAGGTGGAGACAGGATATGTTTGTTATACCCTTCATGACTACTTTAGAATGATTTGTTGGCGGGGGACTGGTTTTTCTTTCGGATAGGCCCTGAAAGCGAAGGATGTTTGGAATTCCAACAGGCTTCTAAGTGTTGGCCTACTAACACACCAGAAATTTCGTATAACCCATCCAGTAATGTTGATGGAACAGGATAGAACATTCATATTGTCCTCTGAAAAAATATAgcttcaaatttaattattttgaattaaacaTCTCTTTCCATTCGTGACTACTTAAATCCTGTATATATTTTGAATACAATTTTGGGGTGTAGTTTGCAAGTTCTGACTTAGTGAGAATGTGAGATGATTCCTGAATACAAACCCTTTAAATGCCTTTTGCTTAGTTAGATATCTATTGTAGCCTTTATAGGAGTTAAATGCATTTACGAAATTGTAGAAATCGCCTGATAGCTAAAATATAAGAATGAGTTTCTGAATGACTAGGTATTgcattttgctacaaaatctttCTTATGCATGTTTGGCATAGGTGGCAAAAGCCTCTTGTAGAATAGATAGAATAGTAACTAGTAAGCACTCCCAAAAGAAGCAGACATATATACTAGTAGGTATGTGAACACTATGTTACTAGGACTCGACTAGAAGAGTCCGACATGGACACGTGTCCAAGTATCAGACTCGGCaacattttgaaaaatatacatgtttttgGCCTAAAATAAGTGTCCAAGTCCGAGTGTCCAAGTCCGAGTGTCCATGTCCGAGTGTCGAGTGTCCGACACGGGTACTCCAAGATAAAATgaagagtccgagtaacatagtGTGAACATTTATCTGACGCACAAATAGTCCGTTTAACACTGGAAAAGGTCATAAGACTAATAATGAGTTTTTAAGTCATTCTTGTTTTTTACAAATTATCTTGCGTTTCTTGTTCTATTGATTAATTGTTTGGGTATTAAGTATTAACATGATGCGTTTACTGCATGATGCCTGTTTTGTATACTCAGGGTTTGACATGGCTTCTACCAGAGCGGTTTTCTGAATCTGAAATTGGACCCGAAGCAGGTTTTGTGAAGTTTCGGTAACACTGAGTTTCTTCTTGTTACCCTAAACGTAACAGGATTTTTGTTTATTTCCTAACATAATCTTATCTGATCTCTTAGAGTACGTAGCGAGATTGGGATGTTATTTAAAtcttttgaatttaaaatttggGTGTTAATTGGTAAGCTCAAAATACTAAACCAAACATACCCAGTATGTCCTACTCAGATTGAGGTGGGGGAGGGGAGGGATTGGCGTGGGGTACGGGAGGGGAAGGGGGTCAAATGTAAGAAGGCCTTACCCCTTGCTAGATGCtgttaaatatatttttttgtgaAGTAAGATTTATTTGAAATTAAGAAATTAATtcaataaatattcaaaaaaaaaaagaagctCGAGTATGTTGTAATACTTTCACCCAAATAATTTTACATCATTTGTGTTTTTGTATTTAAAGTTTCAGTTAtcctataaatattttttttaaaatatacaAAATATGTTTTTGCCTGATTCAATTTCATATTTCCATGTCAAACATGCAAATTCAGTAcatgtgtttttgttttgatcTCCAAAATATGATTAAATAGAAACTATGATTGATGTGCAGAGACAAAACTTTAAACATTGAGTCTAAGGTTGTGTTCACTTGGTGGGAATGGAATAAGGAAGGAATAGAATGAAAAATTATATACAAATTTTATGAAGAAAAAAGCATATAAGAGTGTAATTATGAATGAATATAAGGTAGTCTAAATTTTCTATGATGAGAATTGTAGAAAAATTGATGCAGAAATGGAATGAGAATTCCTTCCAAACCATGTGGGTTAGAATTCTAGCTCAAATAGTTTGGAATGGAATGGAAGAAGGAATGAAAATTTTAAACATTTTCCTTAAACTCACCCAAATAAGAGTTCAAATTTCATTCCATTCTCCCCTCATTCCATTCCATCAAAGTGAACACAGCCTAAAAGAAGTTCACAGGGCAGATTACTGTTTCGGTTTATTGACAGTTTGCTCTTTCCTTGATATTACCTGTTGTATCAATTGAAATTTTTACTGAAAATGTTATAATTTGATCTGCAGTAACATCAGTTTTGGGCATAATCACTGCTATCAACGAACATATAATTGATACGACCCCAACACAAGTGCATGAAACATCTGCCAGCTCTTCATCCTTTCCGTATTCCTTGTGCATAACTCTGCTTAAAGACTCTGAAACATTTATTGAAGTTGTGGGACAACAATATTACGGGGAGGACAAAAAATGGAATTTCATAGCTGTTACAGAGGCCATCAAGTAAGTACATGTTACACCAATATGTTAGTTGTCATAATTTATATTCACCGCTTTGTGCACATTAACAAATTTATGTGTTCGATAACATTAGAGCATTAGTAAGACTAGCCTTGCTCCGGAACCATGGGTATAAGATGCTTCTACATGGAGGAGAGAATTCAAACGAAGACAATGAATCAGATACTTTGAAGCGCCAATCTGGATATGGAAATCGAGCACAGAATAGACAGCATCTTGGGCAGACTCATCTTGAAGGAAGGGCATTGTCTGCATTGAGCAGGTTTGGAGAAAATGCTAGGAGGGTTTCTGAGCCAGCGTGGTTGCGCAGGGTTCAACACCAACAAGCAATAATGGAACCTCCAGGTACCAACTGTTTTGAATTTGTTTTTTTGATAAGAGTCATATTAGTTTTCAACTCTAAGATTGGTACAAACCATATACAGCTGCAGCGGCGAAGAGACCTACCGTTGCCAGTTTATTGTCAGAAAAGGGTCTTCCTGGGGGCTTCTTTGTATTGGGGGAGGCTACATACATTCTCAGACCACTTATATATGTTCTATTGATACGGAAATATGGAGTTCGTTCATGGTTTCCTTGGTCAGTCTCGTTGGCTGTGGACTTGATGGGAATGAGCATTCTTTCGCTTGTTACAACATCATGGCTTACTAAGCAAAACAACAATGTACAGCTATCCAGCCCTGAAAAGAATGAGGTAGGAGTGCTACCCTCTTTTGTAGAAAACAATGCACTTGCGCATAAACATTTGTTCTTTGTGTGAGATAGATAGAAGGAAAGATGATTGGATTGTATTGTTTTCTTCATCCTCTGTATTACAGAACTGAAAAATCAGACAAGTTTGGACTTGatccaaagaaaagaaaagagacaAATCTTTCTTGGAACTGTTTAGATTAATGTTGCAGCTTTGTATATGTTAGTAAATTCCACAGTGCTGATTAATATGCATAATGTGGTTTTTTACTGGGTCTTGTGTGTCTGATGCAGTTAAACAGGCGGAAGATACTGTGGGCCCTTTATCTGATGAGAGATCCGTTCTTTTGCAATTATACTCGGTAATCATTTTTAGAAATTCATCTTATAGGCGGTCGTAAGGATTTTTAAAACAGAACCAAAATGAAGTAAGACACTGATTACTTTTTATTCTTACAGGCAAAGACTCGAAAGCACAGAAAAAATCTTACAGCCTATACCCGTCGTTGGATTTCTTGCAGGTTGGTGATACTGTATTATATGTTGGTTCTGATTATTGTCTTACCCTTGTTTATTTATATATTTGTAACAGATTTGCTGATATAGTATTGTCTCTTGATTTGCAGCAAAACTAATTGAGCTTATGGTTGGAGCTCAGACGCGCTACACTTATATGTCTGGTTCATGATAAAAG
Encoded here:
- the LOC141667145 gene encoding peroxisome biogenesis protein 16, translating into MEAYKRWVRTNKEYVHSLESLFNGLTWLLPERFSESEIGPEAVTSVLGIITAINEHIIDTTPTQVHETSASSSSFPYSLCITLLKDSETFIEVVGQQYYGEDKKWNFIAVTEAIKALVRLALLRNHGYKMLLHGGENSNEDNESDTLKRQSGYGNRAQNRQHLGQTHLEGRALSALSRFGENARRVSEPAWLRRVQHQQAIMEPPAAAAKRPTVASLLSEKGLPGGFFVLGEATYILRPLIYVLLIRKYGVRSWFPWSVSLAVDLMGMSILSLVTTSWLTKQNNNVQLSSPEKNELNRRKILWALYLMRDPFFCNYTRQRLESTEKILQPIPVVGFLAAKLIELMVGAQTRYTYMSGS